One part of the Nostoc sp. PCC 7120 = FACHB-418 genome encodes these proteins:
- a CDS encoding MFS transporter, whose amino-acid sequence MLPKLILLATLYISQFIPTTFFIQALPVFMRQQKMSLDVIGFLGLLILPSGLKFLWSPFIDRYRLGKLGHYRGWIICFQLLLISTMLVTAFIDIQDNLNAFLTCMFLASLFSSSQDIATDALAVNLLEPQERGLGNAIQSGGNIFGAIIGGGVMLILLDKIGWRYSLITLSIFMLINLVPILIYREKSQHQLENSTFFRSYFQPFISFLSRPKALPWLFVVLLYMMGDSVTSLMIRPLLVDRGLSLPDIGWILGIVSYSARIVSALIAGLVIVKLGRIKSLIIFGFIADLTTLLYIIPAIGVSSLLVLYTVCIIVNATQSMAYTALLSAMMDKCEKNTAATDYTMQVSVMFLGGIAATVLSGMLATTMGYSFIFIMSAAVSLLSVFLITQEYGVSS is encoded by the coding sequence ACAACAAAAAATGTCCCTGGATGTGATTGGATTTCTAGGTTTATTAATTCTACCATCAGGATTAAAATTTCTTTGGTCTCCATTCATTGACCGCTACCGTTTAGGCAAACTAGGGCATTATCGCGGTTGGATTATTTGCTTTCAGTTATTGTTGATTTCAACCATGTTAGTAACGGCTTTTATTGACATTCAAGATAACTTAAACGCCTTCCTAACTTGTATGTTTTTAGCATCTTTATTTTCATCCAGTCAAGATATTGCTACTGATGCGTTGGCAGTCAATTTACTCGAACCTCAAGAACGGGGATTAGGTAATGCAATTCAATCTGGAGGCAATATTTTCGGCGCAATTATTGGTGGTGGTGTAATGCTCATTCTCTTAGATAAAATTGGCTGGCGATATAGTTTAATTACTCTGTCGATATTTATGCTGATAAATTTAGTTCCCATATTAATTTATAGAGAAAAAAGTCAGCATCAACTAGAAAATTCAACCTTTTTTCGATCATACTTTCAACCATTTATCAGCTTTTTATCACGTCCAAAAGCATTACCTTGGCTTTTTGTTGTACTGCTATATATGATGGGTGATAGTGTAACAAGTCTGATGATTCGCCCACTCTTGGTAGATAGGGGTTTGTCTTTACCAGATATTGGTTGGATTTTAGGAATAGTTAGCTATAGCGCCCGTATTGTTAGCGCCTTGATTGCGGGATTAGTAATTGTCAAATTAGGAAGAATAAAGTCTCTAATTATATTTGGCTTCATAGCAGACCTGACCACACTTTTATATATTATTCCGGCAATTGGTGTGAGTAGTTTGCTTGTACTTTATACAGTTTGTATTATAGTTAATGCAACCCAAAGTATGGCATATACTGCTTTACTCAGTGCCATGATGGATAAATGCGAAAAAAATACAGCCGCTACTGATTACACAATGCAAGTTTCTGTGATGTTTTTAGGTGGGATTGCTGCCACAGTTTTGAGTGGAATGTTGGCAACTACAATGGGTTACAGTTTTATATTTATAATGAGTGCAGCAGTAAGTTTATTGAGTGTCTTTTTGATTACGCAGGAATATGGAGTTAGTTCTTGA
- the cydB gene encoding cytochrome d ubiquinol oxidase subunit II, whose amino-acid sequence MENLEHFLAQVWFIILALFLFLYVMLDGFDLGVGILSLTSSNEERRDILMTSLGNIWDANETWLVLMGGALFGAFPLAYGTILNALYIPIFGMIFGLIFRAVAFEFREHSTNKVFWNVAFGVGSFMAALFQGFALGSILEGIKVDESGHFIGSMWDWLDWRSLLVALTLIQGYVLIGSTYLILKTEGELQTSHYRTAKIAAWTTLIGAILITIATPVVYENARAKLFHQPEVYLFSLIPVLGVLLIGLLIQSLNRKAETTPLVWTVLLFLLTFVGLGLVVFPYIIPPGITIYQAAAAPSALVFMIIFIGFLIPIMLFYNIYNYIVFRGKVIGTHYGE is encoded by the coding sequence ATGGAGAATTTAGAACACTTTTTAGCCCAGGTATGGTTTATTATCTTGGCTCTGTTTTTGTTTCTCTACGTTATGTTAGACGGGTTTGATCTAGGCGTAGGTATCCTGTCCCTAACCAGTTCCAATGAGGAGCGACGGGACATTTTAATGACGAGTTTGGGTAATATTTGGGATGCCAATGAAACCTGGCTGGTGTTGATGGGAGGTGCATTATTTGGGGCATTTCCTCTGGCTTATGGCACCATTTTGAATGCGCTCTACATTCCCATTTTTGGCATGATATTTGGCTTGATTTTTCGGGCTGTGGCCTTTGAATTTCGGGAGCATTCGACAAACAAAGTATTTTGGAACGTCGCCTTTGGAGTTGGAAGTTTCATGGCGGCGCTGTTTCAAGGATTTGCCTTGGGCAGCATTTTAGAAGGCATTAAGGTGGATGAATCGGGTCACTTTATCGGTAGTATGTGGGACTGGCTCGATTGGCGATCGCTCTTAGTTGCCTTGACATTAATTCAAGGTTATGTGTTGATTGGCTCCACCTATCTCATCTTAAAAACTGAGGGAGAACTGCAAACATCCCACTACCGCACAGCAAAAATCGCTGCTTGGACAACTCTTATCGGTGCAATCTTAATCACCATCGCCACCCCTGTTGTGTATGAAAATGCCAGGGCAAAGTTATTTCACCAACCAGAAGTGTATCTATTTTCACTTATTCCCGTGCTAGGTGTGCTGCTAATTGGCTTATTGATTCAAAGCCTGAACCGCAAAGCAGAAACTACTCCCCTGGTTTGGACAGTGCTGCTTTTTCTACTTACCTTTGTGGGCTTGGGATTAGTTGTTTTTCCCTATATCATCCCCCCAGGTATCACCATTTATCAAGCAGCCGCAGCACCTAGTGCGTTAGTGTTCATGATTATCTTCATTGGATTTCTGATTCCCATTATGTTGTTCTACAACATCTACAATTACATTGTGTTTCGCGGGAAAGTCATAGGTACACATTATGGGGAATAA
- a CDS encoding RNA recognition motif domain-containing protein, protein MTIYVGNLSYRATEADLKAVFADYGEVKRVVLPTDRETGRMRGFAFVEMNEDAQEDAAITELDGAEWMGRQLRVNKAKPREDDRRGSWGKKQDY, encoded by the coding sequence ATGACTATCTACGTTGGAAATCTCTCATACCGCGCCACCGAAGCAGACTTAAAAGCCGTATTTGCAGACTACGGTGAGGTCAAAAGAGTCGTATTACCTACAGACCGTGAAACCGGTCGGATGCGTGGTTTTGCCTTTGTTGAAATGAATGAAGATGCCCAAGAAGATGCAGCTATTACCGAATTAGATGGTGCAGAATGGATGGGTCGTCAGCTGAGAGTCAATAAAGCTAAACCGCGAGAAGATGACCGACGAGGTAGTTGGGGTAAAAAACAAGATTATTAA
- a CDS encoding cytochrome ubiquinol oxidase subunit I — MDFISDTVALSRMQFALTAIFHMLWPVLTTGMGIYLVIVEGMWLKTRNPDYYHHARFWAKLYVLNFGIGVASGLPMEFQFGTNWAPFSEAVGDFFGSILGFEASMAFMLEAGFLGIMLFGWERVNPVIHYFATIMVAFGANLSTFWILAANSWLQTPAGGEIVNGKFVVDDYFQAILNPFMVNSVSHMFLGTLETSLFVIGGISAWYILNNRHQAFFARSLKIALATAIAVTPLQIYVGHLSAEQVADYQPTKLAAMEAKWETSPAGEPAPWSVVALPNNQTEQNDWEISIPNGLGYILEFKKNLSKPVLGLKEWKPEDRPRMVGLIYYSFRIMSGIGFFLAGLMGISVIQWLRGKLSPEAIAQQKWLLRIWILAAPLGYIAVESGWIVRCVGRQPWVVYGKIRTADGVSHLPATEVLTSLLIFAGIYTALFICALFFGSRIIRQGPNLELPVPGIDTQPGVETTPAEFVPDQRPVEAQQ; from the coding sequence ATGGATTTTATATCGGACACCGTTGCTCTATCGCGGATGCAGTTTGCACTGACGGCGATTTTTCATATGCTATGGCCTGTTCTCACCACGGGGATGGGAATTTATCTGGTCATTGTCGAAGGAATGTGGCTAAAAACACGCAATCCTGATTACTACCACCATGCTCGTTTCTGGGCCAAGCTATATGTGTTGAATTTCGGGATTGGTGTAGCATCTGGCTTACCAATGGAGTTTCAATTTGGTACGAACTGGGCCCCGTTTTCCGAAGCAGTAGGCGACTTTTTTGGCAGCATTTTAGGCTTTGAGGCTTCGATGGCATTCATGCTAGAAGCCGGATTTCTGGGTATTATGCTGTTTGGCTGGGAAAGAGTAAACCCAGTGATTCACTATTTTGCCACGATTATGGTTGCCTTTGGTGCAAACCTATCTACCTTCTGGATTTTAGCGGCAAACTCTTGGTTGCAGACCCCAGCCGGCGGGGAAATAGTGAACGGGAAATTTGTTGTTGATGATTACTTTCAGGCAATTTTAAACCCCTTCATGGTCAACAGTGTCTCCCATATGTTTTTAGGGACGCTGGAAACTTCTTTGTTTGTGATTGGGGGAATTAGCGCCTGGTATATTCTCAACAACCGCCATCAAGCTTTCTTTGCGCGATCGCTCAAAATTGCCCTAGCAACAGCGATCGCTGTCACCCCATTACAAATCTATGTCGGACACCTCAGCGCTGAACAGGTAGCTGACTATCAGCCTACCAAACTAGCAGCAATGGAAGCCAAGTGGGAAACCTCTCCAGCCGGAGAACCTGCGCCCTGGAGTGTAGTTGCATTACCCAATAATCAGACTGAGCAAAATGACTGGGAAATCTCAATTCCCAACGGCTTAGGCTACATTTTGGAATTCAAAAAAAATCTGTCTAAACCCGTTCTGGGACTGAAAGAGTGGAAACCTGAAGATCGCCCCCGGATGGTGGGTTTGATTTATTATTCCTTCCGCATCATGAGTGGTATCGGCTTTTTCTTGGCTGGCTTGATGGGTATCAGTGTGATTCAATGGTTGCGGGGTAAACTTTCACCAGAAGCGATCGCCCAGCAAAAATGGCTACTGCGAATTTGGATTTTAGCGGCTCCATTGGGCTACATTGCCGTGGAATCAGGCTGGATTGTGCGCTGTGTTGGGCGACAACCTTGGGTAGTTTATGGGAAAATTCGCACAGCAGATGGCGTTTCCCACCTACCGGCGACTGAGGTTTTAACATCCTTGCTAATTTTTGCAGGAATTTATACAGCCCTGTTTATTTGTGCCTTATTCTTTGGTAGTCGGATTATTCGTCAAGGCCCCAACCTAGAGCTTCCCGTTCCAGGTATTGACACCCAACCAGGCGTAGAAACGACTCCGGCTGAATTTGTTCCAGATCAACGTCCTGTGGAAGCACAGCAGTAA